The Tubulanus polymorphus chromosome 1, tnTubPoly1.2, whole genome shotgun sequence genome contains a region encoding:
- the LOC141915483 gene encoding superoxide dismutase [Cu-Zn]-like: MSVKAICQLAGDGAVKGCVCFQQEANSDLVKVTGSITGLARGKHGFHIHEFGDYSNGCVSAGGHFNPFAKEHGAPEDDMRHVGDLGNVLANDDGVVTIDITDKMIQLVGVNSIIGRSVVVHADVDDLGKGGHELSKTTGNAGGRLACGVIGIAK; this comes from the exons ATGTCTGTGAAAGCTATTTGCCAGTTAGCCGGTGATGGAGCAGTGAAGGGATGTGTGTGTTTTCAGCAAGAA GCAAACTCGGATCTAGTGAAGGTTACTGGCTCCATTACAGGTCTTGCACGAGGAAAACATGGTTTCCATATTCATGAGTTCGGCGACTATTCAAATG GTTGTGTAAGTGCAGGAGGACATTTCAACCCTTTTGCTAAAGAGCACGGAGCCCCAGAGGATGATATGAG ACATGTTGGTGATCTTGGCAACGTTTTAGCTAATGACGATGGTGTTGTAACAATTGATATAACTGATAAAATGATTCAGTTGGTTGGTGTAAATTCTATAATTGGAAGGAGTGTTGTG GTTCACGCTGATGTTGATGATCTCGGTAAGGGTGGCCATGAATTGAGCAAAACCACTGGAAATGCTGGTGGCAGATTGGCCTGTGGTGTTATTGGAATAGCTAAATGA
- the LOC141915467 gene encoding uncharacterized protein LOC141915467 gives MILLELPEVALRECLQSLRYHLDLLDELVISADEGTWNRWSSKRRQPEESRKDVDKGNSKVKPIMVHEVEDSVSGCSGNDDDIGGSENEDSTSGMPKIANTYSILEGSVFLPNPSIQEETKKSSENPPTQDKNKKEDIIPKGKMCSNAENSSNMNSVTVDSDIDVENESNSTSETVLQPPPVAKDRECTFVEVKRERMSPIPSASRDTPSSSTPSPAVSSVKEEQLSPSSSSSGKYQHYGLSPRPFRKNQIIPPQSLYNPTAAGPRGKLPNYFMPKPFVNRDGTVLNKCHICLNIYPSHQKLARHLRRHAGVRPFRCHLCGKCFFQVCDLKRHRTGVHAEDAPFHCGQCGKVYAYPTDLRQHVKSHFKSNDIKVENEDSKVGLLEAIQKVVKHEETADREAGIPNKVRIIAIKRTNAQAADVTTVQKLPVSEESTSTNNMGISTTNAGQTALLASVNNQKSILLNKPKTYAIVNNSSGVSRPLAILTPTPSSKQNISLPETHQCNSQPVFNQGNSAFSHSNLTYIRHPASQNYRNDNNAAQVRPPTYLFQPQVAPVRIVQSNMNVTAPAFQPVRYQSLITGAVNQSLPLSQPSIPRPPPLQRFGSVSSLNVHHNIGHASTHLSLPPPPMQTAPAALRAASSEATITNTRLHDNAPVNSGPHKIYEEHVETGETYEILQLD, from the exons ATGATTCTTCTGG AATTACCTGAAGTCGCATTGCGAGAATGCTTGCAAAGTTTACGATACCATTTGGATCTTCTGGATGAATTGGTCATTTCTGCTGATGAGGGAACATGGAATCGTTGGAGCAGCAAACGTCGCCAGCCGGAAGAGTCGAGGAAAG ATGTCGATAAAGGCAATTCCAAGGTAAAACCAATTATGGTTCATGAAGTAGAAGATAGTGTATCTGGTTGTAGTggcaatgatgatgatattggtGGTTCAGAGAATGAAGACTCCACATCTGGCATGCCAAAAATTGCAAACACTTATTCGATCTTGGAAGGAAGCGTCTTTCTTCCAAATCCATCGATACAGGAAGAGACAAAGAAGAGTAGTGAAAATCCTCCTACCCAGGATAAGAATaaaaaagaagatattatacCGAAAGGAAAAATGTGTTCAAATGCAgagaattcatcaaatatgaaCTCTGTAACTGTAGATTCTGATATCgatgttgaaaatgaatcgaatTCAACATCAGAAACTGTATTACAACCACCACCAGTTGCGAAAGACCGTGAATGTACCTTCGTCGAAGTAAAACGTGAACGAATGTCACCCATACCGAGTGCGAGTCGGGATACGCCTAGCAGTTCAACTCCCAGTCCTGCTGTATCGAGCGTCAAGGAAGAGCAGTTGTCCCCAAGTAGCTCGTCATCCGGCAAATACCAACATTATGGGTTGAGCCCTCGACCATTTCgtaaaaatcaaataatcccACCTCAGTCTCTATATAATCCAACTGCTGCAG gaCCACGTGGAAAATTGCCGAATTACTTCATGCCCAAACCATTTGTGAATCGTGATGGTACTGTCTTGAACAAGTGTCATATCTGTCTGAATATCTATCCATCGCATCAGAAGCTCGCGCGACACCTGCGTAGACATGCCGGTGTTCGGCCGTTCAGATGTCATTTGTGTGGAAAGTGCTTTTTCCAGGTGTGCGACTTAAAAAGACATCGTACAGGAGTGCATGCTGAGGATGCACCATTTCATTGCGGTCAGTGTGGTAAAGTGTACGCGTATCCAACGGACTTACGACAACATGTAAAATCTCATTTCAAATCGAATGATATCAAAGTAGAAAACGAGGATAGCAAAGTTGGCCTGCTGGAAGCTATTCAGAAGGTTGTTAAGCATGAAGAGACTGCAGACAGAGAGGCTGGTATACCGAACAAAGTTAGAATAATCGCGATAAAAAGGACAAATGCGCAAGCAGCTGATGTTACTACTGTTCAAAAACTACCAGTAAGCGAAGAATCTACATCGACGAATAACATGGGAATCTCTACAACGAATGCTGGTCAAACTGCGCTGCTAGCTTCAGTCAATAATCAGAAGAGTATATTGCTGAATAAACCAAAAACATACGCAATAGTCAATAATTCTAGTGGTGTATCTCGACCGCTTGCTATTCTTACCCCTACACCTTCATCGAAACAAAACATTTCACTGCCAGAAACACACCAGTGTAATAGTCAACCGGTGTTTAATCAGGGAAATAGTGCTTTTAGCCATTCCAATTTGACATACATTCGCCATCCAGCTTCTCAGAATTATCGCAATGATAATAACGCAGCACAAGTGCGGCCACCAACCTATTTATTCCAACCTCAAGTCGCACCTGTTCGAATCGTTCAGTCAAATATGAATGTTACGGCACCCGCATTTCAACCAGTCCGCTATCAATCCTTGATTACAGGTGCTGTAAACCAGTCCCTGCCACTGTCCCAACCATCAATCCCTAGACCTCCCCCTTTACAGCGATTTGGATCAGTTTCTTCTTTGAACGTACATCATAATATTGGGCATGCATCTACGCATTTGTCACTACCTCCTCCGCCGATGCAGACAGCACCTGCTGCGCTTCGAGCTGCTAGTTCAGAAGCGACTATAACGAATACGCGGCTTCACGATAACGCTCCTGTTAATTCAGGACCTCATAAGATTTATGAGGAACATGTAGAAACTGGTGAGACATACGAGATTCTGCAGTTAGATTAA
- the LOC141915489 gene encoding exportin-4-like, whose product MADSVAASQCLADLTKAAEIISAPPSIVTSEQRHAAEGVFLSFKKSKLPYDTCKFILENSKNDYVLFHAASTMKENIIKEWTLLSPEEIDSLRTFLFYYVLHNVDLQNFVREQILQAVAVIVKRGMFDTKKTDQEQLFNEITKLIHSGQMSLQMIACSVMGALLNEYATGNRSSKIGLPWEFHNKCKRSFQDSELKRMFLLVLQILNELLNFGGALSRDIIVLFNRFLSIAEQILNWEFIPRALPRRFVGLFGGSGNIALRPSESWRDIFLKNDVLQIFFKVHEKVHHNSEMSHHSMQCLVQLSSLTGRIFPGESARDTYFASYVEHFLQLLSIIDLQDYEALGISQIIHSLVLLFPISCLKKLEENVRDSFIQRLMQLTCTFGKAAAMEETLHKDDCRYTEAYEKMLDTWATLLTDTDNFPCGVLQSQSQEIINSYLQCHLAPPDGIRNQKSDGSLVNDNDDEYEDEDDDDRDRFKDQLGTIGLFCRHVPHYSVPLLSRLIEDRVGHLQDHLHRMHQMPSGGIDVQNLSAIFEDLHWLLLTSAYALTDNAEGEYPTIPTEIMNHSIGQAEQIDIKTTMSVLASPDRKYRTVAESDNNVDQVIRLISAVFRLCETEKWAISNSMIGLLSPQVSTTVSWFLHRWVKGYLLADESYYTQISMALSTAFGRHSEGAQWTVSYLLDRVLSNFLAWTGEEALCIETALLLVTLVESKDRANFVVQCDKLMNIAKVQSILGSPLSNLAPTVKRHITQALVLAFTATEQNDVKEKFKKHVIDSLYERFQNILNLPDFHKMFEQVKVKMEVSDLLHSCCGVAQAATVQNIDTLFLFLSPVLSEAPRLLDIYHNHEAIVYIILELFVDVANRILCFLNSDDSSKFYENCISIMQVYAKHNVGRYSASELDEEDTYQDLLLVMELLSHILSKDFFDIAVIDDNPSDQRTNGGDVVVYGLSTIVPFINEELLKFPKLCNEYFKLLAYMAEIYPAKLCALPDNLCQFLMASIQKGLIEHGPDILKQCLEFLSNLASHCLEVNFLGSNVHSALAIFLEGLFKLVVLESFDMDLVEITSSTFFALICCHQEKFQLLVNELLNMQQDESTRQRILTAFQHISPPNIKYLNNRQNKIAFLQGFEKFLVDVRGFLCIK is encoded by the exons ATGGCCGACTCCGTGGCCGCTTCTCAATGTTTGGCGGATTTGACGAAAGCTGCCGAAATTATTTCT gcTCCTCCAAGTATCGTCACTTCTGAACAACGTCATGCGGCTGAAGGAGTATTTTTGTCTTTCAAAAAGTCGAAACTCCCGTATGACACCTGTAAATTCATTTTGG aaaatagcaaaaatgacTACGTTTTATTCCACGCAGCGTCGACTATGAAAGAAAACATCATCAAAGAATGGACTCTTCTTAGTCCGGAGGAAATTGATTCACTACGAACATTTCTATTTTACTATGTGCTGCACAATGTTGA tttgCAGAACTTTGTCCGTGAGCAAATTCTACAGGCAGTGGCTGTGATAGTGAAAAGAGGCATGTTTGACACGAAAAAAACTGATCAAGAGCAACTTTTCAATGAGATAACCAAGTTAATCCATAGCGGTCAAATGTCATTG CAAATGATAGCATGTTCTGTAATGGGTGCTCTGTTGAATGAGTACGCAACTGGAAATAGAAGCAGCAAGATCGGTTTGCCGTGGGAATTTCACAACAAATGTAAACGCTCATTTCAG GATAGTGAGTTAAAACGTATGTTTTTGTTGGTGCtacaaatattgaatgaattgttgaattttggCGGCGCACTATCTCGTGATATCATTGTTCTGTTCAACCGGTTTCTTTCCATCGCTGAACAAATATTGAACTGGGAGTTCATTCCCAGAGCAT TGCCAAGACGATTCGTTGGTTTATTTGGAGGCAGTGGAAACATAGCTCTTCGTCCGAGCGAATCCTGGAGAGATattttcctgaaaaatgatgttttgcAAATTTTCTTCAAA GTACACGAAAAAGTTCAtcataattctgaaatgtcTCATCATTCCATGCAATGTCTTGTCCAATTGTCTTCCCTTACTGGTAGAATATTTCCCGGTGAATCTGCTCGTGATACATACTTCGCTAGTTATGTAGAACACTTCTTGCAACTGCTGTCCAT TATTGATCTACAAGATTACGAGGCTCTCGGTATTTCGCAGATAATTCACTCGTTGGTTCTGCTATTTCCGATTTCTTGTCTGAAAAAACTGGAAGAGAACGTTCGCGATTCGTTCATACAACGCCTGATGCAGTTAACGTGTACGTTCGGTAAAGCTGCTGCTATGGAGGAAACGTTACATAAAGACGACTGTCGTTACACTGAAGCGTACGAAAAAATGCTCGACACATGGGCAACACTGCTCACTGACACTGATAATTTTCCCTGCGGTGTCCTGCAATCGCAATCACAGGAAATCATTAACTCCTACCTGCAGTGTCATTTAGCCCCTCCAGACGGCATTCGTAATCAG AAAAGTGATGGTTCACTCGTTAATGATAATGACGATGAGTATGAGGATGAGGATGATGATGACCGCGATCGTTTTAAAGATCAACTCGGTACTATAGGTCTCTTTTGTCGACATGTTCCTCATTATAGTGTGCCATTGTTATCAAG GTTGATTGAAGACCGCGTTGGACATCTTCAAGACCATTTACATAGAATGCATCAGATGCCTTCAGGTGGAATCGATGTGCAGAATTTATCTGCTATATTCGAAGATCTACATTGGCTGTTGTTGACTTCTG CATACGCTTTAACTGATAATGCTGAAGGTGAATATCCAACGATACCTACTGAAATCATGAACCACTCGATTGGACAGGCTGAACAAATCGATATTAAAACCACAATGTCTGTACTTGCCTCTCCGGATCGCAAATACAGAACAGTTGCTGAATCTGATAACAATGTCGACCAGGTCATTAG GTTAATATCGGCTGTATTTCGATTATGCGAGACTGAAAAATGGGCAATCTCGAACAGCATGATTGGTTTGCTCAGTCCACAGGTCAGCACTACCGTATCGTGGTTTTTGCACAGATGGGTGAAAGGATACCTTCTAGCTGATGAATCATATTATACTCAA ATTAGTATGGCTCTTTCCACTGCATTTGGCCGTCATTCAGAGGGTGCTCAATGGACAGTGTCGTATTTACTAGACAGGGTGCTCAGTAATTTTTTGGCTTGGACTGGCGAAGAAGCCTTGTGTATAGAAACTGCTCTATTACTTGTCACTTTGGTCGAAAGTAAAGATCG GGCAAATTTCGTTGTACAATGCGATAAATTGATGAACATAGCCAAAGTTCAGTCAATATTGGGATCTCCACTGTCTAATCTGGCTCCTACTGTGAAGCGTCATATTACACAAGCGTTGGTTCTTGCATTTACTGCTACTGAACAGAATGATGTGAAAGAAAAGTTTAAGAAACAT GTGATCGACAGTTTGTACGAgcgatttcaaaatattctgaaCTTGCCAGATTTCCACAAAATGTTCGAGCAGGTTAAAGTGAAAATGGAAGTGTCTGACCTGCTGCACAGTTGCTGTGGTGTGGCTCAGGCTGCTACTGTACAGAATATTGATACATTGTTCCTGTTTCTCTCACCAGTATTATCTGAAGCTCCTAGATTGTTAG ATATATATCATAATCACGAGGCTATTGTTTATATAATTTTGGAGCTATTTGTCGATGTGGCGAATCGTATATTGTGCTTCTTGAATTCA GATGATTCTAgtaaattttatgaaaattgcaTTTCTATTATGCAAGTTTATGCAAAGCATAACGTTG GGCGTTACTCTGCCTCAGAATTGGATGAAGAGGATACATATCAAGATCTGTTATTGGTTATGGAACTTCTGTCTCATATACTCTCAAAGGACTTCTTTGATATTGCAGTCATTG ATGACAATCCTTCAGACCAACGGACAAATGGCGGTGATGTTGTTGTCTATGGCCTTAGCACTATTGTGCCTTTCATTAATGAAGAATTACTCAAG TTTCCAAAGTTGtgtaatgaatatttcaagttACTGGCGTATATGGCAGAAATCTATCCAGCAAAATTGTGCGCACTGCCGGACAATTTATGTCAGTTCCTGATGGCTTCAATACAAAAAGGCCTCATAGA ACATGGTCCTGATATACTAAAGCAGTGTCTTGAATTCTTGTCAAATTTAGCAAGTCACTGCTTGGAAGTCAATTTTCTTGGTTCAAATGTCCATTCGGCTCTTGCCATCTTTTTAGAG GGATTATTTAAACTTGTTGTTTTGGAGTCTTTTGACATGGATCTTGTGGAGATTACAAGCAGCACATTCTTTGCTTTGATATGCTGTCACCAG GAGAAGTTCCAATTGCTAGTCAATGAACTACTTAACATGCAACAAGATGAAAGCACACGGCAGCGTATTTTAACTGCATTCCAACACATTTCACCTCCGAATATCAAATACTTGAACAATAGACAAAACAAAATTGCATTTCTTCAGGGATTTGAAAAGTTCCTAGTGGATGTACGCGGATTTCTGTGCATTAAATGA